TTTATGTTGTGTGTCTTTGGATATGTGATGTGTATTCGTGCATGGGTATATGTGGGATGTGTCTGTTTCTACACTATGGGACGGCGATGTTTGTATTTTCTCAGTAGAtatttgtgtgtgcacatatgtgagatttgtctgtttctcctttgtgAGTTTTGGGTtatgtctctctttgtgtgtgaatCCTGTGTGGTTTGGTTGTGTTGTGTATTTTGACGCGTGCCTGTAGGGATGGGTCTTGGTGTATTTTTGTCCGTCCCTGTATGGTGTGTATCTATCTGCCTGTTGGCTCCAGCCTGcttgggccctgggctgggggcgcCTGAGTCCCGGAGGCACAGGGGGGAGAGGTGAGGTTGGGAGAGTAGGCCCACCCCCTCCCGAGGGGCGCGCCGAGGGGGGCTGCTGGGCCACCTGGCGCTCGCGCCCTTGCTGACAGCCACTCGCCCGCTCGCTCGCCCCCTCGCAGCCTAGGCGAGGACTTCTACCGCGAGGCCATTGAGCACTGCCGCAGCTACAACGCGCGCCTCTGCGCCGAGCGCAGCCTGCGCCTGCCGTTCCTCGACTCGCAGACCGGCGTGGCCCAGAACAACTGCTACATCTGGATGGAAAAGACCCACCGCGGCCCTGGTACCGGCcgggagggtgggggcggggcggggcggcggcggcttTGCGGGCCGCCTTCCCCTTGTTCTCACGGCCCCCCTCGCGATTCTCACTCCAGGTTTGGCCCCCGGACAGATCTACACGTACCCGGCGCGCTGTTGGAGAAAGAAACGGAGACTCAACATCCTGGAGGACCCCAGACTCCGGCCCTGCGAGTACAAGATCGGTGGGTGGAGCTTCATCCTGGGCCTGGGGGGGACCCCATCAGTGCCCCCAGCGCCCGCTCATGCGTGTGTGGTGAGGCCCTTGTGGGTCTGAGcatttgcctttatttccctCCCAGCACTTGTCTGCAGGTGTGCGTCTGGGGTAGTCCAGACGTTCTCCAGTTCCCCCTGAGTGTCTGGGCTTTGGACTTGGGCTGTATCTTCTCCTCCGGCCCAGGTGTATTCGTGGGCAGAGTGGTATCTGTTTCGTGTGCCTGGGTGTACCTTCCCTGGCGCGTTGGGATGGATCAGGGCCCCGCTGGCTTTCTTCCTATGGGTGCCTCCTATGTGTGTCTGGATGTGTCTGGGTGTCTTTCCATCCGTAAGGGAGTGTATCAAAGTGTCTGTGTCTCTTTCTAGGTGTTTCCAAGAGTACTAGAAGGGCTGTTTAGTCTTGTGTGTGTCTGGTCTAGCAGGGTATCCTGAGTGTGTCTGGGTGTATCAGGGTGTCTGGGTTTCTCTTCCTTTGAGTGTCCAGATGCTTTGGGATGTCTGGGAGAAGCCCTTCGTGGCTGGTGTATTATGTATATTTCTGCCCACGTGTGCTCATCTGGCCAGAGTGTCGGGCTTTATGACCTTTTGACTGTGACCGGTAGTGTCAGAGTCGCtggctctttctcttctcctgtctGGGTGTATCCAAGGGTCTGTGTGGGTCCAGGTGTATTGAAGTGTCCATCTGGACACTGTGTGTCCATCTGTGtctttctgggtgtgtctgtttGCCTCAGAGGGACAGTGTATCCACAGTCCTTGTGTATCCATCTGAGTGATTCTCTCTTggtatgtctgtctctctctctctcgtgtgtgtccAAGTGTATGGCAGGGTCTGGCTGCGTCTTCCTCATGTGGATCTAGGTAGAGCTGATGGTTTAATGTCCCTTTCTGATTGTCTCCGGGTGTATCCAAGGGCTTGGATGAGTTTCCTCCGCGTGTCTGGGTGTATCTCTTCCTTTGTGTGTCTGGCTGCCTCAAGATGATCTGTACCTTCCATGTGTGCCCTGTTTGAGTGTCGGTAGCTCTCCACATGCATCCAGGTGTAAGTGAGGGTCTGGCTGTGTCTCCTTCTGAGTGTGTCTGAGTGGATCTGAGGGTCTGGCTGTGTCTTTCTCAGGGTCTCGGCATCCTTCCCAGTATGTATGATTGAGTCTTTGAGTCTTGTTGCCGGTCGAGTGTGGGAAAGCCTCTGTCCTGAAGCAAAGGGCATGGTTCCCTGACCCGGGCTGTTTGAGGAATCCTCCAGGGACACCATACCCCCCTGACCCCACCCTTGTCTGCAGACTGTGAGGCACCCCTGAAGAAGGAGGGCGGCCTGCCAGAAGGGCCAGTCCTTGAGGCGCTACTGTGTGCGGAGACAGGGGAGAAGAAGATTGAGTTGAAGGAGGAGGAGACCATTATGGACTGCCAGGTGGGACCACCCCTCAGGGGCCCGAGCTGCCTTCTCATCCCTGCCACCCGCCCTGGCACATCCTGTTCCTGCTCTGCAGTCTCCCTGGGCCTTGGGGCACCCTGGATCTCCATCCTCCCACACCCTGTCTCTTTTTAGAAGCCCCTCCTGacttgccctcctccccccccccatctccagcTGCGTCCAGAACTTCCCCAAAGCAGGACAGCATCCCCCCCATTTTCTTGACCTCGATCCCCCTTCTCCTGATGCCCAGAAACAGCAGCTGCTGGAGTTTCCACATGATCTCGAGGTGGAAGACTTGGAGGATGACATTCCCAGGAGGAAGAACAGGGCCAAAGGAAAGGTATTACTTCTCAACTTTTCTCCATCGCCCCACCCCTCCGTGGCAGAGCTGGTGTACTGGGCACACACAATGGTCAGGCCTTGCCCCAGTTTGACCCTATTTAATCCCCAGAGCAGCCTGACGGGGCGGGGTTGGGAAGGGGGTTCGTAGAGGAtcttatacccattttacagatgagcaaaccgaggctcagatatcttttttttttttttttttttgtatgatagtcacagagagagagagaggcagagacataggcagagggagaagcaggctccatgcaccgggagcccgatgtgagattcgatcccgggtctccaggatcgcgccctgggccaaaggcaggcgccaaaccactgcgccacccagggatcccctcagataTCATTATACCGTTTGCAAAACAGAGATTGTCCAGTGGCTGAGAGCCGCCTTATACCCACGCTACACACGAGGAATCGGAACCTCTTGGTCGAGGCCCACAGTTAGGAAGTGGCAGAGCTGCGGGTCACCTTTCTGGCCCACGAGGGAAAAGCCCTTCCTGTTCCCTCCGTTTCTTGGCCGCTCACACCCCCTTCCCCCGCAGGCATATGGCATCGGGGGTCTCCGGAAACGCCAGGACACCGCTTCCCTCGAGGACCGAGACAAGCCGTATGTCTGTGATAGTGAGTCCTTctgaagagggggagagagagagtggggccTAGAGACCTCCCCCCTGCTGGCCCCCTCCCTCCTGTTCTAGAGCCCGGTGGGCGGGGCGCTCAGGCCTCTGGCAGAGGGGGGAGGTGTGACCCCCAGGCCAGGGTGGAGGCCGCCCAGGGTGGAGGCCGCCCGGGCTGGGAGGGCTGACCGGCCCCCCTCCCTGCTCGCCCTCCAGTCTGTGGGAAACGGTATAAGAACCGGCCAGGGCTCAGCTACCACTACACCCACACCCACCTggctgaggaggagggggaggagaacgCGGAGCGCCACGCCCTGCCCTTCCACCGGAAAAACAACCATAAACGTGAGCAGGCAGGCGGGCTGTGGGGTAGTGAGGGACCTGGGGAGTGGGGGCTGAGgagccggggagggagggggcacattagacatttctggaaaatctCCAGCTCAGCGGTCCCCTCCCCCCACCGACCAAGGGGATGCTGGCTCTGGGGTTGCCATGGCAACCAAccatctctccctctcgctcCCGGCCGGGCATAATATTTCTGGGTCTGATTTATTGTTTCAATTAGagcttggggaggggggtgatagatgactcccctccctccctgcctccctctctcccttctccgcGAAGCTTTGGCTGAGGGGCAGGGTCTGTGGCCTGGGAGCCCTTGGCGCCTGCCCATGCCAATCCCGTGCCAGCCCTGACAGccgaggggtgggggagggcttgGGGAGGCTCTGCCGGTGGAGGAACTGTCTTCCCACCCATCTCTTGGTGGGAGAGGGCAGTCTCTTCATCCCGTCCCCTCTACACACCCGGGCACCTCCGTGTTCAGGATTTTTCTTGTGAATGTCCGTCTGTTTCCATATCAGATCTTGGCGAGTGGCGTCCCCAGTTTTTATCTAGTCGGGCGCTTAGCTGGCAGTGGTTGTCTGGTAGACGTGTGTATGAATGGGGAAGCAGGGGGCTCTTCCTAAAGCTGTTATTTGCAATTTTACCTAATAAAGAGGATGTGTGGGTTGTCCTCAGAGAGTCTGGGGTTCCTGATGAGAGTTATTTGGGTCCCCAATTCTGTTCTGCTACTGGCCGCAGCTCAGGGGAGCTACTCTGTCTCCTTACCTCCCTCCGGGCCTGGAAAAAGGGGTCCACCcttggggctgaggctgggggcagggtggagcCTTGCCTGTGGTGAgagtccctctctctgtccccccaaccccagagtTTTACAAAGAATTGGCCTGGGTCCCTGAGGCACAGAGGAAACACACAGGTAGGgatgcctccctctgcccctatttCCCCAGCAGCCTCTGACTAGGTGCCCCTGGCTGCCTGCGGCAACCCCTTCCTGCTGTCTTTCAGCCAAGAAGGCACCTGACGGCACTGTCATCCCCAACGGCTACTGTGACTTCTGTCTGGGTGGCTCCAAGAAGACCGGGTGTCCCGAGGACCTCATCTCCTGTGCTGACTGTGGGCGATCAGGTGATACCCCCACCTGAGGttgctggggggcctgggtggaggGCACACCAGGAATCTAGATCTGGAGGATGGGAGGTGGAGAGGCGCGGCCTGGTGGGGGGAACCCAGGGGTGGTGCAACGGGTTCCACTGCTGAGGACTGTGGGAAACCCAGAGGGGTCAGAGAGGCTCTGGGATGTGGTTGTCATGGCATTGATGGTGGTGGCCTGTGCTTATCATGGCACGAGGAGTGGTGAAGGATGGTTGCCACGGCATCGTGGGGAGTGGACTGTGATAATGAGTAATGGATGGCCACTGTCGGGGTCCTGTGGATAACCGACGGCGCTTGCCGTGGACTTGTGGTTAATAGAATGTGGTTTCCCAGGGTGGACTTGTAGGTAATAGACTGTGGTTGTCTCAGCACAGTGGGTAATGAATTGTGGTTGTCATGGTATTCCGGGTAGTGCGATGTGGTTGTCATGGCGACTGGGTAGCTGTTGTGGCACCAGGGTAGTGGCCAAGGGGGGGCGTCTCTGCGCTGGGGTAGTGGGACGGCCACCGGGTTGGCATCGCACGGTATTGTCACAAGCAGTTTGGCGGCCGGGTATCCCGGGTAATGGGGCTCGGGCTGCAGGGAACCCAGGGTGTGGGGCCCCCCTGTGCCAGGCAGTTGCCATGGCATCGCGGCTGGGAGAACGTGGTTGCCAC
This portion of the Vulpes lagopus strain Blue_001 chromosome 2, ASM1834538v1, whole genome shotgun sequence genome encodes:
- the DPF1 gene encoding zinc finger protein neuro-d4 isoform X3 codes for the protein MNEIVARWAAERAAQAGLGPRAAAAAPRAGGGPAERAMATAIQNPLKSLGEDFYREAIEHCRSYNARLCAERSLRLPFLDSQTGVAQNNCYIWMEKTHRGPGLAPGQIYTYPARCWRKKRRLNILEDPRLRPCEYKIDCEAPLKKEGGLPEGPVLEALLCAETGEKKIELKEEETIMDCQKQQLLEFPHDLEVEDLEDDIPRRKNRAKGKAYGIGGLRKRQDTASLEDRDKPYVCDICGKRYKNRPGLSYHYTHTHLAEEEGEENAERHALPFHRKNNHKQFYKELAWVPEAQRKHTAKKAPDGTVIPNGYCDFCLGGSKKTGCPEDLISCADCGRSGHPSCLQFTVNMTAAVRTYRWQCIECKSCSLCGTSENDGASWAGLTPQDQLLFCDDCDRGYHMYCLSPPMAEPPEGSWSCHLCLRHLKEKASAYITLT
- the DPF1 gene encoding zinc finger protein neuro-d4 isoform X2 translates to MNEIVARWAAERAAQAGLGPRAAAAAPRAGGGPAERAMATAIQNPLKSLGEDFYREAIEHCRSYNARLCAERSLRLPFLDSQTGVAQNNCYIWMEKTHRGPGLAPGQIYTYPARCWRKKRRLNILEDPRLRPCEYKIDCEAPLKKEGGLPEGPVLEALLCAETGEKKIELKEEETIMDCQQLLEFPHDLEVEDLEDDIPRRKNRAKGKAYGIGGLRKRQDTASLEDRDKPYVCDICGKRYKNRPGLSYHYTHTHLAEEEGEENAERHALPFHRKNNHKQFYKELAWVPEAQRKHTAKKAPDGTVIPNGYCDFCLGGSKKTGCPEDLISCADCGRSGHPSCLQFTVNMTAAVRTYRWQCIECKSCSLCGTSENDGASWAGLTPQDQLLFCDDCDRGYHMYCLSPPMAEPPEGERRGSWSCHLCLRHLKEKASAYITLT
- the DPF1 gene encoding zinc finger protein neuro-d4 isoform X4, which produces MNEIVARWAAERAAQAGLGPRAAAAAPRAGGGPAERAMATAIQNPLKSLGEDFYREAIEHCRSYNARLCAERSLRLPFLDSQTGVAQNNCYIWMEKTHRGPGLAPGQIYTYPARCWRKKRRLNILEDPRLRPCEYKIDCEAPLKKEGGLPEGPVLEALLCAETGEKKIELKEEETIMDCQKQQLLEFPHDLEVEDLEDDIPRRKNRAKGKAYGIGGLRKRQDTASLEDRDKPYVCDICGKRYKNRPGLSYHYTHTHLAEEEGEENAERHALPFHRKNNHKQFYKELAWVPEAQRKHTAKKAPDGTVIPNGYCDFCLGGSKKTGCPEDLISCADCGRSGHPSCLQFTVNMTAAVRTYRWQCIECKSCSLCGTSENDDQLLFCDDCDRGYHMYCLSPPMAEPPEGERRGSWSCHLCLRHLKEKASAYITLT
- the DPF1 gene encoding zinc finger protein neuro-d4 isoform X6, translated to MATVIPGPLSLGEDFYREAIEHCRSYNARLCAERSLRLPFLDSQTGVAQNNCYIWMEKTHRGPGLAPGQIYTYPARCWRKKRRLNILEDPRLRPCEYKIDCEAPLKKEGGLPEGPVLEALLCAETGEKKIELKEEETIMDCQKQQLLEFPHDLEVEDLEDDIPRRKNRAKGKAYGIGGLRKRQDTASLEDRDKPYVCDICGKRYKNRPGLSYHYTHTHLAEEEGEENAERHALPFHRKNNHKQFYKELAWVPEAQRKHTAKKAPDGTVIPNGYCDFCLGGSKKTGCPEDLISCADCGRSGHPSCLQFTVNMTAAVRTYRWQCIECKSCSLCGTSENDGASWAGLTPQDQLLFCDDCDRGYHMYCLSPPMAEPPEGERRGSWSCHLCLRHLKEKASAYITLT
- the DPF1 gene encoding zinc finger protein neuro-d4 isoform X7, with product MATVIPGPLSLGEDFYREAIEHCRSYNARLCAERSLRLPFLDSQTGVAQNNCYIWMEKTHRGPGLAPGQIYTYPARCWRKKRRLNILEDPRLRPCEYKIDCEAPLKKEGGLPEGPVLEALLCAETGEKKIELKEEETIMDCQKQQLLEFPHDLEVEDLEDDIPRRKNRAKGKAYGIGGLRKRQDTASLEDRDKPYVCDICGKRYKNRPGLSYHYTHTHLAEEEGEENAERHALPFHRKNNHKQFYKELAWVPEAQRKHTAKKAPDGTVIPNGYCDFCLGGSKKTGCPEDLISCADCGRSGHPSCLQFTVNMTAAVRTYRWQCIECKSCSLCGTSENDGASWAGLTPQDQLLFCDDCDRGYHMYCLSPPMAEPPEGSWSCHLCLRHLKEKASAYITLT
- the DPF1 gene encoding zinc finger protein neuro-d4 isoform X5, which gives rise to MNEIVARWAAERAAQAGLGPRAAAAAPRAGGGPAERAMATAIQNPLKSLGEDFYREAIEHCRSYNARLCAERSLRLPFLDSQTGVAQNNCYIWMEKTHRGPGLAPGQIYTYPARCWRKKRRLNILEDPRLRPCEYKIDCEAPLKKEGGLPEGPVLEALLCAETGEKKIELKEEETIMDCQKQQLLEFPHDLEVEDLEDDIPRRKNRAKGKAYGIGGLRKRQDTASLEDRDKPYVCDICGKRYKNRPGLSYHYTHTHLAEEEGEENAERHALPFHRKNNHKQFYKELAWVPEAQRKHTAKKAPDGTVIPNGYCDFCLGGSKKTGCPEDLISCADCGRSGHPSCLQFTVNMTAAVRTYRWQCIECKSCSLCGTSENDDQLLFCDDCDRGYHMYCLSPPMAEPPEGSWSCHLCLRHLKEKASAYITLT
- the DPF1 gene encoding zinc finger protein neuro-d4 isoform X1; this encodes MNEIVARWAAERAAQAGLGPRAAAAAPRAGGGPAERAMATAIQNPLKSLGEDFYREAIEHCRSYNARLCAERSLRLPFLDSQTGVAQNNCYIWMEKTHRGPGLAPGQIYTYPARCWRKKRRLNILEDPRLRPCEYKIDCEAPLKKEGGLPEGPVLEALLCAETGEKKIELKEEETIMDCQKQQLLEFPHDLEVEDLEDDIPRRKNRAKGKAYGIGGLRKRQDTASLEDRDKPYVCDICGKRYKNRPGLSYHYTHTHLAEEEGEENAERHALPFHRKNNHKQFYKELAWVPEAQRKHTAKKAPDGTVIPNGYCDFCLGGSKKTGCPEDLISCADCGRSGHPSCLQFTVNMTAAVRTYRWQCIECKSCSLCGTSENDGASWAGLTPQDQLLFCDDCDRGYHMYCLSPPMAEPPEGERRGSWSCHLCLRHLKEKASAYITLT
- the DPF1 gene encoding zinc finger protein neuro-d4 isoform X8; the protein is MATVIPGPLSLGEDFYREAIEHCRSYNARLCAERSLRLPFLDSQTGVAQNNCYIWMEKTHRGPGLAPGQIYTYPARCWRKKRRLNILEDPRLRPCEYKIDCEAPLKKEGGLPEGPVLEALLCAETGEKKIELKEEETIMDCQKQQLLEFPHDLEVEDLEDDIPRRKNRAKGKAYGIGGLRKRQDTASLEDRDKPYVCDICGKRYKNRPGLSYHYTHTHLAEEEGEENAERHALPFHRKNNHKQFYKELAWVPEAQRKHTAKKAPDGTVIPNGYCDFCLGGSKKTGCPEDLISCADCGRSGHPSCLQFTVNMTAAVRTYRWQCIECKSCSLCGTSENDDQLLFCDDCDRGYHMYCLSPPMAEPPEGSWSCHLCLRHLKEKASAYITLT
- the DPF1 gene encoding zinc finger protein neuro-d4 isoform X10, which gives rise to MNEIVARWAAERAAQAGLGPRAAAAAPRAGGGPAERAMATAIQNPLKSLGEDFYREAIEHCRSYNARLCAERSLRLPFLDSQTGVAQNNCYIWMEKTHRGPGLAPGQIYTYPARCWRKKRRLNILEDPRLRPCEYKIDCEAPLKKEGGLPEGPVLEALLCAETGEKKIELKEEETIMDCQQLLEFPHDLEVEDLEDDIPRRKNRAKGKAYGIGGLRKRQDTASLEDRDKPYVCDICGKRYKNRPGLSYHYTHTHLAEEEGEENAERHALPFHRKNNHKQFYKELAWVPEAQRKHTAKKAPDGTVIPNGYCDFCLGGSKKTGCPEDLISCADCGRSGHPSCLQFTVNMTAAVRTYRWQCIECKSCSLCGTSENDDQLLFCDDCDRGYHMYCLSPPMAEPPEGSWSCHLCLRHLKEKASAYITLT
- the DPF1 gene encoding zinc finger protein neuro-d4 isoform X9, yielding MEKTHRGPGLAPGQIYTYPARCWRKKRRLNILEDPRLRPCEYKIDCEAPLKKEGGLPEGPVLEALLCAETGEKKIELKEEETIMDCQKQQLLEFPHDLEVEDLEDDIPRRKNRAKGKAYGIGGLRKRQDTASLEDRDKPYVCDICGKRYKNRPGLSYHYTHTHLAEEEGEENAERHALPFHRKNNHKQFYKELAWVPEAQRKHTAKKAPDGTVIPNGYCDFCLGGSKKTGCPEDLISCADCGRSGHPSCLQFTVNMTAAVRTYRWQCIECKSCSLCGTSENDGASWAGLTPQDQLLFCDDCDRGYHMYCLSPPMAEPPEGERRGSWSCHLCLRHLKEKASAYITLT